A window from Exiguobacterium marinum DSM 16307 encodes these proteins:
- the udk gene encoding uridine kinase, whose amino-acid sequence MQHKPVIIGVAGGTGSGKTTVARALVDAFQGQSVVMIEQDAYYKDQSEMTMEERYKTNYDHPFAFDNDLLIEHIQQLQQHQAVEKPVYDYAAHTRSDETILIEPVDVVIVEGILALEDARLRDLMDIKVFVDTDADVRILRRMQRDINERGRSIDSVVAQYTNVVRPMHLQFCEPTKRYADIIVPEGGENFVAIDLLVTKIRWVLTERNRA is encoded by the coding sequence ATGCAACATAAACCCGTCATTATTGGCGTGGCCGGGGGGACCGGATCTGGAAAAACGACCGTGGCCCGCGCGCTCGTCGATGCGTTTCAAGGTCAATCGGTCGTCATGATTGAGCAAGACGCGTATTATAAGGATCAATCAGAGATGACAATGGAGGAACGGTACAAAACGAACTACGACCACCCCTTCGCCTTTGATAACGATTTGTTAATCGAACATATCCAACAGTTACAACAGCATCAGGCAGTCGAGAAACCAGTATATGATTATGCGGCCCATACACGGTCGGACGAGACGATTTTGATCGAGCCGGTCGATGTCGTCATCGTAGAAGGCATATTGGCGCTCGAAGATGCCCGTTTACGTGATTTAATGGATATTAAAGTCTTCGTGGACACAGATGCGGACGTTCGAATTTTACGACGAATGCAACGTGATATTAATGAACGTGGACGCTCGATTGATTCAGTCGTGGCACAGTATACGAACGTCGTACGTCCGATGCATTTGCAATTCTGTGAACCGACGAAGCGGTACGCGGACATCATCGTTCCTGAAGGCGGAGAAAACTTTGTCGCGATTGATTTACTCGTGACAAAAATCCGTTGGGTGCTCACTGAGCGCAATCGCGCGTGA
- a CDS encoding O-methyltransferase, which produces MDHASYEGYVEKLINDRSPLLTEMEAFARVHHVPIMDLTGSEVLLSLLAMQRPARILEVGTAIGYSAIRMAELLPDAEIVTIERNARRFEEATGFIKRSDVRDRITLIHGDAVELIGSVEGEFDAVFIDAAKGQYQKFFDGYGALVPIGGTIYSDNLFLRGDVLLEDVSVLDRRRRRLVRLVKQFTEQLMARTDYHTAILPLGDGLAISRKLR; this is translated from the coding sequence GTGGACCATGCATCCTATGAAGGATATGTAGAAAAATTGATTAATGACCGCTCCCCGCTGTTGACGGAGATGGAGGCATTCGCGCGCGTTCACCATGTTCCGATTATGGATCTGACAGGTTCTGAAGTGCTTCTCTCGTTACTGGCGATGCAACGACCGGCTCGAATCCTCGAAGTAGGGACGGCGATCGGCTATAGTGCCATTCGCATGGCGGAGTTGTTGCCGGATGCGGAAATCGTCACAATTGAGCGGAATGCTCGCCGGTTTGAAGAAGCGACGGGCTTCATCAAGCGATCAGATGTCCGTGATCGTATCACGCTCATTCATGGTGATGCTGTCGAATTGATTGGTTCGGTTGAAGGGGAGTTCGATGCGGTATTTATTGATGCGGCGAAAGGACAATATCAAAAATTTTTTGATGGGTATGGCGCTTTAGTACCAATTGGTGGTACGATTTACAGCGATAATTTGTTTTTGAGAGGAGACGTCCTGCTTGAAGACGTATCAGTACTTGATCGTCGAAGACGCCGGCTTGTCCGTCTTGTAAAACAATTTACTGAGCAATTGATGGCACGGACCGATTATCATACTGCAATTTTGCCCCTTGGTGATGGCCTAGCAATCAGTCGTAAATTACGATGA
- the mltG gene encoding endolytic transglycosylase MltG: MNHPSMSDEKRARNRIVRRITVVILAIFLLVIATGSALAYVFVKRSVEPIDPTSTETVEVEVPLGAGSGYIGELLEENGLVRSSTIFRFYTRFKNESSFQAGTYTLSPSQSIDELIETLQTGKVIVVPDIKLVIPEGFTIDQVIARLAKVAEIPKEEISEQLSDREYIQSLVNEHEMLTEEVLQDGIYHPLEGYLFPATYEFNKGVTLNEIIDEMLLPTESMYQEYKGRLADSGRTFHETLSLASVVEKEAVSTEDRKEIAGVFENRLSDGMRLQSDPTVWYGTGETSIFTSFADLENDSLYNTYRYEGIPVGPIAAVSRDAFEAVLNPNDTENIYFYARPPREGFPNGEVLFEVNYEDHQQNVNKYRSEWEAFEEANSN, from the coding sequence ATGAATCATCCATCTATGTCAGATGAGAAACGTGCCCGCAACCGAATCGTTCGCCGTATCACGGTTGTCATCCTTGCGATCTTCCTTCTCGTCATCGCCACAGGATCTGCTCTCGCATATGTATTTGTGAAGCGCTCTGTCGAACCGATTGACCCGACATCGACGGAAACGGTCGAGGTCGAAGTCCCACTCGGAGCTGGTTCGGGATACATTGGTGAATTACTTGAAGAGAATGGGCTTGTAAGGAGTAGCACGATTTTCCGTTTCTATACACGCTTTAAAAATGAATCTTCGTTTCAGGCGGGGACGTACACGCTATCTCCGTCACAATCAATCGATGAGTTGATTGAAACGTTGCAAACAGGTAAAGTCATTGTGGTCCCTGATATCAAGCTTGTCATTCCGGAAGGATTCACAATCGACCAGGTGATTGCGCGACTTGCGAAAGTCGCCGAGATTCCGAAAGAAGAAATATCAGAACAATTGAGTGACCGTGAATACATTCAGTCTCTCGTGAATGAGCACGAAATGTTGACGGAGGAAGTGTTGCAGGACGGCATCTATCATCCGCTTGAAGGATACCTGTTCCCAGCCACATATGAATTTAATAAAGGGGTGACGCTCAACGAAATTATCGATGAGATGTTATTGCCGACTGAAAGTATGTATCAAGAATACAAAGGTCGTTTAGCTGATTCAGGACGTACGTTCCACGAGACGCTCTCTCTTGCATCCGTTGTCGAGAAAGAGGCCGTGTCGACGGAAGACAGAAAAGAAATCGCCGGTGTCTTCGAGAATCGTTTAAGCGACGGAATGAGATTACAATCTGACCCGACCGTTTGGTACGGTACAGGAGAAACATCAATTTTCACTTCGTTCGCTGACTTGGAGAACGATTCCTTATATAATACGTATCGTTATGAAGGCATTCCAGTTGGACCGATTGCGGCCGTGAGCCGTGACGCCTTTGAGGCAGTGCTCAACCCGAACGATACAGAGAACATTTACTTCTACGCACGCCCTCCACGTGAAGGGTTCCCGAATGGTGAAGTCTTGTTCGAAGTCAACTATGAGGACCACCAACAAAACGTCAATAAGTACCGTTCCGAATGGGAAGCGTTTGAAGAAGCAAACAGTAATTGA
- a CDS encoding DUF1292 domain-containing protein produces MAEIRREEEMYRIPDENGDEHLFAEIFRMTSDRTKKTFVVLEPVGAPETEDEDTIEVYAFEIEELEDGEFILKLVEDDEDFDEVMEAFDIVSDEVGLD; encoded by the coding sequence ATGGCAGAAATCCGTCGTGAAGAAGAAATGTACCGTATTCCAGATGAAAATGGAGACGAGCATTTATTTGCAGAAATTTTCCGTATGACAAGCGACCGCACGAAAAAGACATTCGTCGTGCTTGAGCCGGTCGGCGCTCCGGAAACAGAAGATGAAGACACAATCGAAGTATATGCATTTGAAATTGAAGAACTTGAAGATGGCGAATTCATCTTGAAGCTTGTCGAAGACGATGAAGACTTTGACGAGGTTATGGAAGCATTCGATATCGTCAGCGACGAAGTCGGTCTAGACTAA
- the ruvX gene encoding Holliday junction resolvase RuvX, translated as MKRVMGLDVGSKTIGVAVSDLMGWTAQGVETVYWTEPDFEEAVRLLRPIIEQYDVKEVVVGHPKNMNGTIGPRGEASEAFAEALTEQTGLPSVLVDERLTTMQAERMLISADVSRKKRKAVIDKMAAVMILQNYLDRSGN; from the coding sequence ATGAAGCGAGTCATGGGACTCGATGTCGGTTCGAAAACAATTGGTGTCGCGGTAAGTGACCTAATGGGATGGACGGCACAAGGTGTGGAGACGGTCTACTGGACTGAACCTGACTTTGAAGAGGCCGTTCGTCTCCTTCGTCCGATTATCGAACAGTACGATGTGAAAGAAGTTGTTGTCGGTCACCCGAAAAACATGAACGGAACAATCGGTCCTCGTGGAGAGGCGTCAGAAGCATTTGCTGAAGCCCTCACTGAACAGACTGGTCTTCCGAGTGTGTTGGTGGACGAACGATTGACGACGATGCAGGCGGAACGGATGCTCATTTCAGCAGATGTCAGCCGCAAAAAGAGAAAAGCGGTCATCGACAAAATGGCGGCCGTGATGATTTTACAAAACTACCTGGATCGTTCCGGGAATTAA
- a CDS encoding IreB family regulatory phosphoprotein, whose protein sequence is MSQMDRTMQFNFPEDDQRANTRETLITVYQALEEKGYQPINQIVGYLLSGDPAYIPRHNDARNLIRKIERDELLEELVKSYLNDRREG, encoded by the coding sequence GTGAGCCAAATGGATCGCACGATGCAATTCAATTTTCCAGAAGATGATCAACGTGCTAACACACGCGAAACGCTGATTACGGTATATCAAGCACTCGAGGAAAAAGGATATCAACCGATCAATCAAATCGTGGGATACTTATTGTCAGGTGACCCTGCCTACATTCCACGTCATAATGATGCGCGAAACTTGATTCGCAAAATTGAGCGGGACGAACTACTCGAAGAGTTGGTCAAATCGTATTTGAACGATCGTAGAGAGGGTTAA
- the alaS gene encoding alanine--tRNA ligase → MKPLKSLTGAQIRQMYLDFFKSKGHSVEPSASLVPVEDPTLLWINSGVATLKKYFDGRVIPANPRIVNAQKSIRTNDIENVGKTARHHTFFEMLGNFSVGEYFREEAITWGWELLTSDEWYGLDTERLSVTIHPDDEESKQIWLKLGVPADRIIPLEDNFWEIGEGPSGPNTEIFFDRGPAFGDDPTDPELYPGGENERYLEIWNIVFSQYNHDGHGNYTELPRKNIDTGMGLERMVSVLQDVPTNFDTDLFMPIIRETEKISGDVYRQDSSKDVAFKVIADHIRTVSFAIGDGALPSNEGRGYVLRRLLRRAVRYAKMLGIERPFMYELVDVVGDIMIDFYPQVTEKKDFIKKVIKNEEERFHETLNDGLAILNEVAKAQKAAGSNVISGEDAFRLYDTYGFPLELTIEYAEDHQMTVDEDGFKEAMNEQRERARQARTDVESMQIQSGVLADITMPSTFLGYNNLETNAKIVSLIHDGELVDVVAAGEEAQVMLDQTPFYAESGGQIGDKGQIVGEDFVLRVKNVSKAPNGQNLHTVTVESGVAKAEVAVTATVDQASRQAIVKNHTATHLLHRALKDTLGEHVNQAGSLVTPDRLRFDFSHFGQVTADELQSIERQVNEKIWASIGVDIEEMNIADAKAKGAMALFGEKYGDVVRVVSAGDYSVELCGGCHVSNTAEIGLFKILSESGIGAGTRRIEAVTGAGAYEVMNLQIETLEAAAKLLKTKPLEVPVRVQALQAEIKEVERASESLKAKLANIEASSLTDAIETIGDVQLIAKRVDGQDMDALRSMVDDLKGKLGSAVIILGSANGDKVNLVAGVTKDLNDRGFHAGKLIKEVATRCGGGGGGRPDMAQAGGRDVTKLDEALKFASHYVQSLA, encoded by the coding sequence ATGAAACCGCTCAAATCATTGACTGGCGCACAGATTCGCCAAATGTACTTAGATTTCTTTAAATCAAAAGGTCACAGCGTTGAGCCGAGTGCTTCGCTCGTTCCGGTCGAAGACCCGACTCTTTTGTGGATCAACTCAGGCGTAGCGACACTCAAAAAATATTTTGATGGTCGTGTCATCCCTGCAAACCCGCGCATCGTCAACGCTCAAAAATCGATTCGGACGAACGATATTGAGAACGTTGGGAAGACCGCTCGTCACCATACATTCTTCGAAATGCTCGGAAACTTCTCAGTCGGTGAATACTTCCGTGAAGAAGCAATCACATGGGGTTGGGAGCTATTGACGAGTGACGAATGGTACGGTCTCGACACGGAGCGCCTGTCCGTCACGATTCACCCGGACGACGAAGAGTCGAAACAGATCTGGTTGAAGCTCGGTGTGCCGGCTGACCGCATCATCCCGCTTGAAGATAACTTCTGGGAAATCGGTGAAGGCCCGTCTGGTCCGAACACAGAGATTTTCTTCGACCGAGGACCAGCGTTCGGAGACGACCCGACCGACCCTGAACTGTATCCTGGTGGGGAGAACGAGCGTTACCTTGAAATCTGGAACATCGTATTCAGTCAATATAACCATGATGGGCACGGGAATTATACGGAACTCCCGCGTAAAAACATTGATACGGGGATGGGACTCGAACGGATGGTGAGCGTCCTTCAAGACGTGCCGACGAACTTCGATACCGATCTCTTCATGCCGATCATTCGTGAAACAGAAAAGATCAGCGGAGACGTTTACCGCCAAGACAGCAGCAAAGATGTCGCGTTCAAAGTCATCGCGGACCATATTCGTACCGTATCGTTCGCGATTGGTGATGGGGCACTTCCGTCGAACGAAGGACGTGGATATGTACTTCGTCGCCTCCTTCGTCGTGCCGTGCGTTATGCGAAGATGCTTGGCATCGAGCGTCCGTTCATGTATGAACTCGTCGACGTTGTCGGTGACATCATGATCGACTTCTATCCACAAGTGACTGAGAAGAAAGATTTCATTAAAAAAGTCATTAAAAACGAGGAAGAGCGTTTCCATGAAACATTGAACGATGGACTCGCGATCTTGAACGAAGTTGCAAAAGCACAAAAGGCAGCAGGGTCGAACGTGATTAGCGGTGAAGATGCGTTCCGTCTTTATGACACATACGGTTTCCCACTTGAATTGACAATCGAATACGCAGAAGATCATCAGATGACGGTCGATGAGGACGGCTTCAAAGAAGCGATGAATGAGCAACGTGAACGTGCACGACAAGCGCGTACCGACGTTGAATCGATGCAGATTCAGTCAGGTGTGCTCGCGGACATTACGATGCCATCGACGTTCCTCGGCTACAACAATTTAGAGACGAATGCAAAAATTGTCAGCTTGATTCACGATGGCGAACTCGTCGATGTCGTCGCTGCCGGGGAAGAAGCACAAGTGATGCTCGATCAGACACCATTCTACGCAGAAAGCGGTGGTCAAATCGGTGACAAAGGACAAATCGTCGGTGAAGATTTCGTTCTTCGTGTCAAAAATGTGTCAAAAGCACCGAACGGTCAAAACTTACACACGGTCACGGTCGAATCAGGTGTGGCAAAAGCGGAAGTGGCAGTCACGGCAACGGTCGACCAAGCATCACGTCAAGCGATCGTGAAAAACCATACGGCGACGCATCTTCTTCACCGCGCGCTAAAAGACACGCTCGGCGAGCACGTCAACCAGGCTGGATCACTCGTGACACCAGATCGCCTTCGTTTTGACTTCTCTCACTTCGGTCAAGTGACAGCCGACGAGCTTCAATCGATTGAGCGTCAAGTAAACGAGAAGATCTGGGCATCGATCGGTGTCGACATCGAAGAGATGAACATCGCTGATGCGAAAGCAAAAGGAGCGATGGCACTCTTTGGTGAGAAATATGGCGATGTCGTTCGCGTCGTATCAGCAGGTGACTACTCGGTTGAACTTTGTGGTGGTTGCCACGTATCCAATACGGCTGAAATCGGACTCTTCAAAATCTTGTCTGAGTCAGGGATTGGCGCTGGGACACGTCGAATCGAAGCGGTCACAGGTGCTGGCGCATACGAAGTGATGAACCTGCAAATCGAGACGCTTGAAGCGGCAGCGAAACTATTGAAGACGAAACCTCTCGAGGTTCCGGTACGTGTTCAGGCACTTCAAGCTGAAATCAAAGAAGTAGAGCGCGCTTCAGAGTCACTCAAAGCGAAGCTTGCGAACATCGAAGCGTCTTCTTTAACAGATGCAATCGAGACAATCGGTGACGTCCAATTGATCGCGAAACGTGTCGATGGACAAGATATGGATGCTCTTCGTAGCATGGTCGACGACTTGAAAGGAAAACTCGGTTCTGCCGTGATCATCCTTGGGTCTGCGAACGGAGACAAAGTCAACCTCGTCGCGGGCGTGACGAAAGACTTGAATGACCGAGGCTTCCATGCCGGAAAACTCATTAAAGAAGTTGCGACACGTTGCGGTGGCGGCGGTGGCGGTCGTCCAGACATGGCGCAAGCCGGAGGGCGCGATGTAACAAAACTAGATGAAGCATTGAAGTTTGCTTCACATTATGTCCAATCACTGGCATAA